Proteins from a genomic interval of Orbaceae bacterium lpD02:
- the ilvG gene encoding acetolactate synthase 2 catalytic subunit, whose amino-acid sequence MTTGAQWIVQSLKQYGVTTVFGYPGGQIMPLYDALYDGGLEHILCRHEQGAAMAAIGYTRSTGKTGVCIATSGPGATNLLTGLADAFIDSVPIIAITGQVPTTLIGTDAFQEVDTLGMSFACTKHSFLVTDPKSLPDILEQAFIIANSGRPGPVLIDVPKDIQLAREDYQQCLSRSTYCSTSQNQKSNQLTPSSAILQTIQTIQIAKTMIQQAHKPILYIGGGVIMGDAVSELRDFVCHTGIPSVATLKGLGALNIDDPFYLGMVGMHGFKSANLAVQDCDLLIAIGVRFDDRVTGNLNEFARHAKVIHIDIDSAEIGKLKQAHLNIQADAKAVLPMLEQNINIDEWRQFVLALKAQYPVRYDHPGEGIYAPLLLKQLSDKILANKKVATVVTTDVGQHQMWAAQHMLFDKPNMFISSSGLGTMGFGLPAAVGTQVARPNDCVICISGDGSFMMNIQELTTIKRKKLPVKIVLIDNARLGMVRQWQQLFFNERYSETDLSDNPDFLVLASAFDIPGIMITQKKQVLPALEQLLSSEGPFLLHVKIDAMDNVWPLVPPGAANHNMLESVK is encoded by the coding sequence ATGACAACAGGTGCACAGTGGATAGTTCAGTCATTAAAGCAATATGGTGTAACAACCGTCTTTGGGTATCCTGGCGGACAAATTATGCCTCTCTATGATGCACTCTATGATGGGGGATTAGAGCATATATTATGTCGTCATGAGCAAGGTGCTGCTATGGCTGCAATTGGTTATACGCGGTCAACTGGCAAAACAGGTGTTTGTATTGCCACTTCAGGTCCAGGGGCCACTAATTTATTAACAGGTCTTGCTGATGCATTTATCGATTCGGTGCCAATAATAGCAATTACGGGGCAAGTCCCAACAACGCTAATCGGCACAGACGCGTTTCAAGAAGTTGATACATTAGGTATGTCATTTGCTTGTACCAAACATAGCTTTTTGGTTACTGATCCCAAATCACTGCCAGATATCCTTGAACAAGCATTTATCATAGCGAATTCAGGGAGGCCAGGACCCGTGTTAATTGATGTGCCGAAAGATATCCAATTAGCGCGTGAAGACTATCAACAATGCTTATCTCGTTCGACTTATTGTTCAACATCTCAAAATCAAAAAAGTAACCAACTCACTCCGTCTTCCGCAATTCTTCAAACTATTCAAACTATTCAAATAGCCAAAACAATGATTCAGCAGGCGCATAAACCTATACTTTATATTGGTGGCGGTGTCATTATGGGGGATGCTGTTAGCGAATTACGTGATTTTGTTTGCCATACAGGTATACCATCTGTAGCAACATTAAAAGGATTAGGGGCTTTAAATATAGACGACCCTTTTTACTTAGGCATGGTTGGGATGCATGGTTTTAAATCAGCGAATTTAGCCGTGCAAGATTGTGATCTTTTAATTGCGATAGGGGTTCGCTTTGATGATAGAGTGACGGGTAATCTTAATGAGTTTGCTCGTCATGCAAAGGTTATTCACATCGACATCGATTCGGCTGAAATAGGTAAGCTAAAACAGGCACATCTTAACATTCAAGCCGATGCAAAAGCGGTACTGCCAATGTTAGAGCAGAATATAAATATTGATGAGTGGCGTCAGTTCGTGCTAGCGTTAAAGGCGCAATATCCGGTTCGCTATGATCACCCTGGAGAAGGTATTTACGCGCCACTATTATTGAAACAGCTATCAGATAAAATCTTAGCCAATAAAAAAGTTGCAACGGTTGTGACAACCGATGTTGGTCAACATCAAATGTGGGCAGCGCAACATATGCTATTTGATAAACCTAATATGTTTATTAGTTCAAGCGGGTTGGGGACGATGGGTTTTGGTCTACCCGCTGCGGTCGGTACGCAAGTTGCAAGGCCAAATGATTGTGTTATCTGTATTTCGGGTGATGGTTCTTTTATGATGAATATTCAAGAATTGACGACAATTAAACGTAAAAAATTACCGGTAAAAATAGTACTAATTGATAACGCTCGATTAGGAATGGTACGCCAATGGCAGCAGCTATTTTTTAACGAGCGCTACAGTGAGACAGACTTGTCTGATAATCCTGATTTTCTCGTGTTAGCCAGCGCATTTGATATTCCAGGCATAATGATTACACAAAAAAAACAAGTATTACCTGCGCTTGAACAATTGTTGTCAAGTGAAGGCCCATTTTTATTACATGTCAAAATCGATGCAATGGATAACGTTTGGCCGCTAGTTCCCCCTGGTGCAGCTAATCATAATATGCTTGAATCGGTAAAATAA
- a CDS encoding acetolactate synthase 2 small subunit, with translation MEHYQLAITAYDRPGSLERILRVIRHRGGKILTMNMQTISAEQLTLSFNLADRNLKSQMINQLTKLADIVAISDES, from the coding sequence ATGGAACATTATCAATTAGCCATTACTGCCTATGATAGACCCGGTTCGTTAGAGCGAATTTTACGCGTTATTCGCCACCGTGGCGGCAAAATTCTAACGATGAACATGCAAACAATATCAGCAGAGCAGTTGACACTTAGCTTTAACCTTGCTGATCGTAATTTAAAATCACAAATGATTAATCAATTAACTAAACTCGCTGATATCGTCGCAATCAGTGATGAATCATAA
- a CDS encoding branched-chain amino acid transaminase has translation MVTTAKSDYIWFNGEMVKWADAKVHVMSHALHYGSSVFEGVRCYDTYSGPAVFRHREHMQRLHDSAKIYRLPVSYSVDELMEATRQTLVKNNLKSAYIRPLIFIGDVGMGVNPPAGYNTDVIIAAFPWGAYLGEDALDQGIDAMVSSWNRSAPNTIPTAAKAGGNYLSSLLVGSEARRHGYQEGIALDVHGYVSEGAGENIFIVKNNILFTPTLTSAALPGITRDAILTLAKDLAIEIREQTLSRESLYLADEVFMTGTAAEITPVRSVDGIQVGIGRCGPVTKKIQQAFFGLFDGKTVDKYGWLDAVK, from the coding sequence ATGGTAACAACAGCAAAATCTGATTATATTTGGTTTAATGGTGAAATGGTTAAATGGGCTGATGCTAAAGTTCATGTGATGTCTCATGCCTTACATTATGGGTCTTCAGTATTTGAAGGCGTACGTTGTTATGATACGTATAGTGGTCCGGCAGTATTTCGCCATCGTGAACATATGCAGCGCTTACATGATTCCGCTAAGATTTACCGGCTGCCTGTCAGTTATAGTGTTGATGAACTAATGGAGGCAACGAGGCAAACATTAGTTAAGAATAATTTAAAAAGTGCCTACATTAGGCCATTAATTTTTATTGGCGATGTAGGTATGGGGGTTAATCCTCCCGCAGGTTATAATACTGACGTGATTATTGCCGCGTTTCCTTGGGGGGCCTATCTTGGTGAAGACGCTTTAGATCAAGGTATTGATGCTATGGTCTCTTCTTGGAATCGCTCGGCACCCAATACGATTCCTACCGCGGCTAAAGCAGGCGGAAACTATTTATCATCACTGCTCGTCGGTAGTGAGGCACGCCGTCATGGCTATCAAGAAGGTATTGCGTTGGATGTTCATGGTTATGTTTCAGAAGGGGCAGGTGAAAATATTTTTATTGTTAAAAATAACATACTATTCACCCCAACATTAACTTCTGCAGCTTTACCTGGGATTACACGCGATGCAATTTTGACATTAGCTAAAGATTTGGCAATTGAAATTCGTGAGCAAACATTATCACGAGAGTCACTTTATTTAGCCGATGAAGTTTTTATGACTGGAACTGCCGCTGAAATTACGCCTGTACGCAGTGTCGATGGCATTCAAGTCGGTATTGGCCGCTGTGGTCCTGTAACTAAAAAGATTCAACAAGCATT